In Pedobacter sp. WC2423, the following are encoded in one genomic region:
- a CDS encoding alpha/beta hydrolase, whose protein sequence is MIKLTRYLRIREVLLIGASFLCSTPVFSQGMVAPAAPGFDVESTSIPHGQIDTISYYSKTVGNNRKAITYTPPGYSKNKKYPVLYLLHGIGGDEKEWLNGGKPQVILDNLYAAGKLEPMIVVMPNGRAMKDDRATGNVMSRDKVEAFSTFEKDLLNDLIPFVETNFRVYSDREHRAIAGLSMGGGQSLNFGLGHLDKFAWVGGFSSAPNTKSPEQLVPDPKKAKEMLKLLFISCGASDNLIVNSKRTHDYLVKTDVPHIYFIEPGFHDFKVWKNGLFMFSQLLFKPVDPSTFSKYNVTDSQAIK, encoded by the coding sequence ATGATTAAGTTAACCAGATATTTACGCATTAGAGAAGTATTGCTGATCGGCGCTTCTTTCTTGTGCAGCACCCCTGTTTTCTCTCAGGGAATGGTGGCACCAGCTGCTCCGGGTTTTGATGTAGAAAGCACTTCCATACCACATGGTCAGATAGATACCATAAGTTACTATTCTAAAACTGTGGGTAACAACAGAAAAGCCATAACCTATACCCCACCCGGGTATTCAAAAAATAAGAAATATCCCGTTTTGTATCTGCTTCATGGTATTGGAGGAGATGAAAAAGAATGGTTAAACGGAGGTAAGCCACAGGTTATATTAGACAATTTGTATGCGGCTGGCAAACTGGAACCGATGATTGTTGTGATGCCTAACGGACGTGCCATGAAGGACGATCGTGCTACCGGCAACGTGATGTCGCGAGATAAGGTCGAAGCATTTTCTACTTTTGAAAAAGATCTGCTCAATGATTTGATCCCATTTGTAGAAACGAATTTCCGTGTGTATTCAGACAGAGAGCACCGTGCCATCGCCGGATTATCAATGGGCGGAGGGCAATCTTTAAATTTCGGGTTAGGTCATCTTGATAAATTTGCCTGGGTTGGCGGATTTTCATCAGCTCCTAATACAAAATCACCAGAACAATTGGTCCCTGATCCAAAAAAGGCAAAAGAAATGCTGAAGCTATTGTTTATTTCGTGTGGTGCCAGTGATAATCTGATCGTAAATAGCAAACGTACCCACGATTACCTGGTAAAAACTGATGTTCCGCATATTTATTTTATTGAACCTGGATTTCATGATTTTAAAGTATGGAAAAACGGATTATTTATGTTTTCTCAGTTGTTGTTTAAGCCCGTAGATCCTTCTACCTTTTCTAAATATAATGTTACAGATAGCCAGGCCATTAAGTAA